Proteins encoded in a region of the Candidatus Neomarinimicrobiota bacterium genome:
- a CDS encoding PAS domain S-box protein, which produces MNGGGLNLFNEKDSTFLHFRYRGDDPGSISTDYIHTVYEDKRGNLWIGTFGYGLELFDRDNNKFIHYIHNDTIPTTISDNFVNCIYEDSEGRLWVGTTGGLNLMDRENGTFKRITTKDGLPNDVINGILEDDSGNLWISTNNGICKFNYRKFTFTNYNVYDGLQDNFFRVGSYFKLSTGEMLFGGNNGFNIFNPDDIKLNTFVPPVVITRLKVFNKEILPGEDSPINKAITYTKEINLTYKDLLFSLTIASLNHWIPEKNQYAYRLLGKSEKWINLEHGNTITFTNLSPGKYTLQFKASNNDGIWNETGTEVKLKISPPFWKTPIHWTIVGILSTFIILMLIKLRLKNIEKRNKILNEINEKLEQEIKQRKKIEQELRESEEKYRQVVENAPYGIVIHKDGKIIFANKTFLKLSGVENINQVMGRNVMDFVSEESKIIAKKRIQNGYEKLKFAEPIEEKLLRDDGSEYFAEVSAVPLKGPDGGVETHVFIADITEEKKAEEEKKVLAEQLKQSQKLEAIGQLAGGIAHDFNNILTVIIGYTEILLGQELIKNDPSSHKFLITIKESADKAKDLVNQLLAFSRKQLFRPEKINLNNVIHNMENMLRRLISENIELTFLLDQNLPDINADPRQIEQVILNLVVNARDAIFEKENATDKRIIIETGTSSIDAKYKAIDPEVKEGDYVYISVSDTGIGMTKEIKKRIFDPFFTTKGVGKGTGLGLSTVYGIVKQNDGTVTVYSEPGKGSTFKVYWPIIKEDAKSTKDKGSQFIDQELPKGNETILFVEDEQDIKDMMIQTLQTLGYKVYTAANGYEAVSILELNNGKFDLLITDIIMPGMSGKELADLVVKNYPNIKLLFTSGYTDDYIVNTGIIDKDVNFINKPYSLKDMAFKIREILDKK; this is translated from the coding sequence GTGAATGGTGGCGGGTTAAATTTATTTAATGAAAAAGATAGTACATTTTTACACTTTAGATACAGAGGAGATGATCCCGGCTCAATATCAACTGATTATATTCATACTGTCTATGAGGACAAAAGAGGGAATTTGTGGATAGGAACTTTTGGATACGGTCTGGAACTCTTCGATAGGGACAATAATAAATTCATACATTATATACACAACGATACAATACCAACTACAATAAGTGATAATTTTGTTAATTGCATATATGAAGATTCTGAGGGAAGGTTGTGGGTTGGAACGACCGGTGGATTAAATCTCATGGACCGTGAAAATGGAACATTTAAAAGAATTACAACAAAAGATGGCTTACCAAATGATGTGATAAATGGAATTCTGGAAGATGATAGCGGGAATTTATGGATTAGTACAAACAATGGAATATGTAAATTTAATTATAGAAAATTTACCTTTACAAATTACAATGTTTATGATGGATTACAGGATAACTTTTTCAGAGTAGGTTCTTACTTTAAACTATCAACAGGAGAAATGCTATTTGGTGGAAATAATGGATTTAATATATTTAATCCCGATGATATAAAATTAAATACTTTTGTTCCACCGGTAGTAATAACCAGGTTAAAGGTGTTCAATAAAGAAATTCTGCCAGGTGAAGATAGCCCAATTAATAAAGCAATTACTTACACTAAAGAAATAAATTTAACCTACAAAGATCTTCTATTTAGCCTTACTATAGCAAGTCTCAATCACTGGATTCCTGAGAAGAATCAATATGCTTATCGACTTTTAGGAAAGAGTGAGAAATGGATTAATCTGGAGCATGGAAATACAATAACTTTTACAAACCTATCCCCGGGTAAATACACTTTACAATTTAAAGCATCAAATAATGATGGTATATGGAATGAGACAGGAACCGAGGTAAAGTTAAAAATTTCTCCTCCCTTCTGGAAAACTCCAATTCACTGGACTATCGTAGGAATACTATCCACATTTATTATTCTTATGTTAATAAAGCTTAGATTAAAAAATATTGAAAAAAGAAATAAAATTTTAAACGAGATAAATGAAAAACTCGAACAGGAAATAAAACAAAGAAAAAAAATAGAACAAGAACTTAGGGAAAGCGAGGAAAAGTATAGACAAGTCGTAGAAAATGCACCATATGGAATAGTTATACATAAAGATGGTAAAATTATCTTTGCTAATAAAACTTTTCTAAAATTATCAGGCGTAGAAAACATTAACCAGGTAATGGGAAGAAATGTAATGGATTTCGTTTCTGAGGAATCAAAAATTATAGCAAAAAAACGAATACAAAATGGATATGAAAAACTAAAGTTTGCTGAGCCAATTGAGGAGAAACTTCTAAGAGATGACGGTAGTGAATATTTCGCGGAAGTGTCAGCAGTTCCATTAAAAGGGCCTGATGGTGGGGTGGAAACTCATGTGTTCATAGCAGATATTACTGAAGAAAAAAAAGCAGAAGAAGAGAAAAAGGTTCTTGCGGAGCAATTAAAACAATCCCAGAAGCTTGAAGCTATTGGGCAGCTTGCCGGCGGGATTGCCCATGATTTTAATAATATTCTAACTGTTATAATAGGATACACTGAAATTTTGCTCGGGCAGGAGTTAATTAAAAATGATCCCTCTTCACATAAATTTCTTATAACTATAAAAGAATCAGCAGACAAAGCAAAGGACCTTGTCAACCAGCTATTAGCATTTAGTAGAAAACAACTTTTTAGACCTGAAAAGATAAACCTGAATAATGTAATACATAATATGGAGAATATGCTTAGGAGACTGATTAGTGAGAACATAGAGTTAACATTTTTACTCGACCAAAATTTACCAGACATTAACGCTGACCCTCGTCAGATTGAACAAGTAATCCTTAATCTTGTAGTTAATGCACGGGATGCCATCTTTGAAAAAGAAAATGCAACCGATAAAAGAATCATTATTGAAACAGGGACATCATCCATAGATGCAAAATATAAAGCCATTGACCCTGAAGTTAAAGAAGGAGACTATGTATATATTTCTGTGAGTGACACAGGTATTGGTATGACGAAAGAGATTAAAAAGAGGATTTTTGATCCTTTCTTTACTACAAAAGGCGTTGGTAAAGGTACAGGTCTTGGTCTATCTACGGTTTATGGAATAGTAAAACAAAATGATGGAACGGTTACAGTTTACTCCGAACCGGGGAAAGGCTCCACATTCAAAGTCTACTGGCCAATTATTAAAGAAGATGCAAAATCAACAAAGGATAAAGGATCTCAATTTATAGATCAAGAACTTCCAAAAGGTAATGAAACGATTCTTTTTGTAGAAGATGAACAAGATATAAAAGACATGATGATACAAACATTACAAACTCTCGGATATAAAGTCTATACAGCTGCTAATGGTTATGAAGCAGTTAGTATACTTGAACTAAACAATGGGAAGTTTGACCTGCTTATAACAGACATCATAATGCCAGGAATGAGCGGTAAGGAATTAGCTGATCTCGTTGTAAAAAATTACCCAAACATTAAACTATTATTTACGTCAGGATATACAGATGACTACATTGTAAATACTGGTATTATTGATAAAGACGTAAACTTTATAAATAAACCGTATTCTTTAAAAGATATGGCTTTTAAGATTAGAGAAATTTTGGATAAAAAATAA
- a CDS encoding glycoside hydrolase family 88 protein, with protein MKKSGLPVTILLLVICINLITLAKNLKFLEGKYDPVLIGEKIVENLLQRDYMIYINRGLHYSEAGTAVGALRYARLTQRKDLIEKIIARYEPLLYDTSILVCRRPHVDLSVIGIVPLEIYLVTGKEDFLKQGLTFADYQWDTLETHGLTHEARFWIDDMYMVGMLQIQTYRATGKNIYAERAAKFLSVYIDSLQQTNGLFFHGGVSHYFWGRGNGWVASAMAEVLSSLPKENEYYYIILKGYRKMMSALLQYQTENGMWRQIIDYPYSWTESSCTAMFAYAMAVGIDKGLLPKKKYLKAVKKAWIALVNHLNKDGNLREVCVGTGQVNDLEFYLKRPRVCGDFHGQAPMLWLTSKMIEWKYRED; from the coding sequence ATGAAAAAATCTGGATTACCTGTTACAATATTATTATTGGTTATTTGTATAAACCTTATAACCTTAGCCAAAAATTTAAAATTCCTAGAAGGAAAATATGATCCTGTCTTGATAGGAGAAAAAATTGTTGAGAACCTGCTACAAAGAGACTATATGATTTATATCAATAGAGGTCTTCACTATTCAGAAGCAGGTACTGCAGTAGGAGCATTGAGATATGCCAGATTAACTCAAAGAAAGGATTTAATAGAAAAAATTATTGCCAGATATGAACCCCTCCTATATGACACATCTATATTAGTATGTAGAAGACCTCATGTTGATTTAAGTGTTATTGGTATTGTCCCACTGGAAATTTACCTTGTAACGGGTAAAGAGGATTTTTTAAAGCAGGGGCTAACATTTGCAGATTACCAGTGGGACACATTAGAAACGCACGGGCTTACTCATGAGGCTCGTTTCTGGATCGATGATATGTATATGGTAGGTATGCTTCAGATACAGACATATAGAGCAACAGGTAAAAACATTTACGCTGAGCGAGCAGCTAAATTTCTATCGGTGTATATAGATAGCCTTCAGCAAACCAACGGATTATTTTTCCACGGTGGCGTAAGTCATTATTTTTGGGGTAGAGGAAATGGATGGGTAGCATCAGCCATGGCCGAGGTACTGAGTAGTTTACCTAAGGAAAATGAATATTATTATATAATTCTTAAGGGATACAGAAAGATGATGTCTGCTTTATTGCAGTATCAGACTGAAAACGGCATGTGGCGCCAGATAATCGATTATCCCTATTCATGGACAGAATCATCTTGTACGGCGATGTTTGCGTACGCAATGGCAGTTGGTATAGATAAAGGCTTACTACCAAAGAAAAAATATTTAAAAGCAGTGAAAAAAGCGTGGATTGCTTTAGTCAATCATCTTAATAAAGATGGTAATTTGAGAGAAGTATGCGTTGGCACAGGTCAGGTAAACGACCTTGAATTTTATCTAAAAAGACCAAGAGTATGCGGTGATTTTCATGGACAGGCGCCAATGTTATGGCTAACATCTAAAATGATTGAATGGAAATACAGGGAAGATTAA
- the rlmD gene encoding 23S rRNA (uracil(1939)-C(5))-methyltransferase RlmD, with the protein MNKMIPVKKGQVLELKIEDLVYGGLGLAKVNGYVIFVDNSVPGQKILAEVKKTRSDYGKAKLLKVVQQSEIEETPQCKYFYHCGGCKYQNIKYEYQKKFLKKQIEDIFNKLGNIKRIKINDIIPSKKIYRYRNKMEFAFSDKRWIADFDKEKPLNFALGLRAPNNYYKAIDIDDCLIAPEEAQFILKAFREFALKNNIPCYNQKTHQGLLRHLVIRKGYMTDEVMINLVINSIDEKWIDIFRPFVETIKNGLSNLESFTISCYTGLAGIVDAEKYYTLFGRDYIHEKIAGLQYKISPLSFFQTNSETVEDLYTVIKNYADLNGNQIVWDLFSGIGTISLYIADKAKSVFGFEVRQDSIKYAKLNAKDNGINNVEFFEVDLSRPSKFFSQILKEIPSPDVMITDPPRSGMSPKLIKEIIKISPPKIVYVSCKPSTQARDISLLINEGNYKLIEIQPVDMFPHTPHVETVAKLEK; encoded by the coding sequence TTGAATAAAATGATTCCGGTGAAAAAGGGGCAGGTATTAGAGCTTAAAATAGAGGACCTGGTATACGGTGGGCTGGGCTTAGCCAAAGTCAATGGTTATGTAATCTTCGTTGATAACTCTGTGCCAGGACAGAAAATCCTTGCTGAAGTAAAAAAAACCAGAAGCGACTATGGTAAAGCAAAATTATTAAAAGTAGTTCAGCAGAGCGAAATTGAGGAGACTCCACAATGCAAGTATTTTTACCACTGCGGAGGATGTAAATATCAAAATATAAAATACGAATATCAGAAAAAATTTTTAAAAAAGCAGATTGAAGATATTTTTAACAAGCTCGGAAATATAAAAAGAATCAAGATAAATGATATAATACCTTCAAAAAAAATATATAGATATAGAAACAAAATGGAATTTGCTTTTTCAGATAAGAGATGGATTGCCGATTTTGATAAAGAAAAACCTCTAAATTTTGCTCTTGGCTTACGAGCGCCAAACAATTACTATAAGGCAATTGATATTGACGATTGTCTAATAGCTCCAGAGGAAGCTCAATTCATATTAAAAGCTTTTAGAGAATTTGCTCTAAAAAATAATATTCCATGCTACAATCAGAAAACCCATCAAGGTCTTTTAAGGCATCTTGTAATCAGAAAAGGCTATATGACAGATGAGGTGATGATAAATTTAGTAATAAATTCCATAGATGAAAAGTGGATTGATATATTTCGGCCATTTGTAGAAACAATTAAAAATGGACTAAGTAACCTAGAGAGTTTTACTATTTCTTGCTATACTGGTTTAGCTGGAATAGTAGATGCTGAAAAATATTATACTCTTTTTGGTAGAGATTACATCCATGAAAAGATAGCAGGACTTCAATATAAGATTTCACCGCTGTCATTTTTTCAGACAAACTCAGAAACCGTTGAGGATTTATATACTGTGATTAAGAATTACGCTGATTTAAATGGCAATCAGATTGTTTGGGATTTATTCTCTGGAATCGGAACAATATCACTCTATATAGCAGATAAAGCAAAATCAGTTTTTGGTTTTGAGGTGAGACAGGACTCTATTAAATATGCGAAACTTAATGCAAAAGATAACGGTATCAACAATGTAGAGTTTTTCGAGGTTGATCTTAGCAGACCTTCTAAATTCTTTAGCCAAATATTAAAAGAAATACCATCGCCGGATGTAATGATCACCGATCCTCCAAGATCAGGTATGTCACCAAAACTCATAAAGGAAATAATAAAAATTTCACCTCCTAAAATAGTATATGTTTCTTGTAAACCATCAACTCAAGCCAGGGATATAAGTCTACTTATTAATGAGGGAAATTATAAACTTATTGAGATACAACCGGTTGATATGTTTCCTCATACACCACACGTCGAAACGGTTGCAAAACTTGAAAAATAA
- a CDS encoding GAF domain-containing protein, which yields MDKTKDNLERLQSLVKTLTKIGVALSSEHNLPKLLQMILEQARKFTSADGGTLYLVSDDKKHLNFEIVQNDSLKIKMGGVSGNPINWKPLNLYINGKPNFAMVSCYVSLTGEIVNIPDVYYVDGFDFSGTRAFDKNTGYRSKSMLVVPMKDHEDEIIGVLQLINAIDIETGQVRAFTKDDEELISSLASQAAVSINNTRLIRDLENLFESFIQVIATAIDEKSPYTAGHIERVADLTMMIANKINQVDYPPFDRLKFSDDELKELRIAAWMHDIGKIVIPEYVVDKATKLETIYDRINEIRWRYEVLKRDIYLKKLMSEYKKENAKKISTEPDIESLNEELKIIERCNTGGEILNEDLKNKIRQIAKRKIKIDNKKVNLLNDDEVKNLLVCRGTLTDEERQIINNHVVVTIKMLNQLPYPKKLKRVPEIAGSHHEKLDGSGYPNGLKEAQLSVQARILALSDIFEALTARDRPYKPAKKLSEVMRIMEFMAKDRHIDPNLFELFKKEKIYLDYAKKYLYDWQIDKTDFE from the coding sequence ATGGATAAGACAAAAGATAATTTAGAAAGATTACAGAGTCTTGTAAAAACCTTGACAAAAATTGGAGTAGCTTTATCATCCGAACATAATCTCCCCAAGCTTCTTCAGATGATACTTGAACAGGCAAGGAAATTTACAAGCGCCGATGGTGGTACTCTTTATCTGGTTAGTGATGATAAAAAACACCTGAATTTTGAAATCGTGCAAAATGATAGTCTGAAAATAAAAATGGGAGGAGTGTCAGGAAACCCAATAAACTGGAAACCACTAAATTTATATATAAACGGTAAACCCAACTTTGCCATGGTATCCTGCTATGTATCTTTAACAGGTGAAATTGTAAACATTCCAGATGTCTATTATGTTGATGGATTTGATTTTTCTGGAACAAGAGCATTTGATAAAAACACAGGCTACAGGTCGAAATCAATGCTCGTTGTCCCGATGAAAGATCACGAAGACGAAATTATAGGAGTTCTTCAGCTAATAAATGCCATTGATATAGAAACAGGGCAGGTAAGAGCTTTTACCAAAGATGATGAAGAATTAATCTCATCACTGGCATCACAAGCTGCTGTTTCAATTAATAATACAAGACTAATCCGAGACCTTGAGAATTTATTTGAATCATTTATACAGGTTATTGCTACTGCTATTGACGAGAAATCACCATATACTGCTGGTCATATCGAGAGAGTCGCTGATCTTACTATGATGATTGCCAATAAAATCAATCAGGTTGATTATCCACCATTTGACAGGTTAAAATTCTCGGACGATGAGTTGAAAGAATTGAGAATTGCTGCATGGATGCATGATATTGGAAAAATTGTTATTCCAGAATATGTCGTTGATAAAGCAACAAAACTTGAGACCATTTATGATAGAATTAATGAAATACGCTGGAGGTATGAGGTCTTAAAAAGGGATATTTATTTAAAAAAATTGATGAGTGAATATAAGAAAGAAAATGCCAAAAAAATATCAACAGAACCTGATATAGAAAGTCTTAATGAAGAATTAAAAATAATTGAAAGATGTAATACTGGTGGAGAGATTCTAAATGAAGATTTAAAAAACAAAATTAGACAGATTGCAAAACGTAAAATAAAAATTGATAATAAAAAGGTTAATCTATTAAATGATGATGAGGTAAAAAATTTACTGGTTTGTCGAGGCACTCTAACTGATGAGGAGCGTCAAATTATAAATAATCATGTGGTTGTAACGATAAAAATGCTAAATCAACTACCATATCCAAAAAAGCTAAAGCGAGTACCAGAAATAGCTGGCAGTCATCATGAAAAGTTGGATGGCTCAGGATATCCAAATGGCTTAAAAGAAGCTCAACTTTCAGTTCAGGCAAGAATACTTGCTCTATCCGACATTTTTGAAGCACTTACTGCTCGAGATAGACCATACAAACCTGCAAAAAAATTGTCAGAAGTGATGAGGATAATGGAATTTATGGCTAAGGATAGACATATAGATCCTAATTTATTCGAACTTTTTAAAAAAGAAAAAATTTACCTTGATTATGCAAAGAAATACTTATACGACTGGCAAATAGATAAAACAGACTTTGAATAA
- a CDS encoding dephospho-CoA kinase has protein sequence MIKIGVTGGIGAGKTTVCEIFQEKGAYVFDSDRIAKEIIIRSDKVRKSIEKSFNIKIIKNGALDTKTLADVAFSNKKNQEILNSIIHPEVIKEIDKHITKMINKTKLFVADIPLLFEAGLEKKFDYIILVVARFDLRVKRALKRGYLSKDDIIKRAQLQMPDEEKKKLADFVIENNGTVQELREKIDRLYEQIHKQK, from the coding sequence ATGATAAAAATCGGAGTGACGGGAGGGATTGGAGCGGGTAAAACTACGGTTTGCGAAATATTCCAAGAAAAAGGAGCATATGTATTTGACTCAGATAGAATAGCAAAGGAAATTATAATAAGAAGTGATAAAGTAAGAAAAAGCATAGAGAAATCTTTTAATATAAAAATAATAAAAAATGGTGCTCTTGACACGAAAACTTTGGCAGATGTGGCTTTCTCTAATAAAAAAAATCAGGAAATATTAAATAGCATTATACATCCTGAAGTAATTAAGGAAATCGACAAACATATAACAAAGATGATAAATAAAACCAAACTATTCGTCGCTGATATACCACTACTTTTTGAAGCAGGTTTAGAGAAAAAATTTGATTACATAATTCTGGTAGTTGCCAGATTTGACCTAAGGGTGAAAAGAGCTTTAAAAAGAGGGTACCTGTCCAAAGACGACATCATAAAAAGGGCTCAGCTTCAAATGCCTGACGAAGAGAAAAAAAAACTGGCGGATTTTGTTATCGAAAACAATGGCACAGTTCAGGAATTAAGAGAAAAAATAGATAGGCTTTATGAACAGATTCATAAGCAGAAATGA
- a CDS encoding adenylate kinase: protein MKIVLLGPPGAGKGTQSQMLVKTFNFLQISTGDILRDAVKNKTELGEKAKMYMDKGELVPDEIIISLIEDIIYKNNKKDMNIIFDGFPRTVVQAQGLEKLMENYSDRLDAVVSMNVKDEILISRLTSRRICPTCNTVYNLITTPPKNDEICDYDGTRLIQRDDDKLETVRNRLKVYREQTEALVDFYKKIGILKEVNAECKPEEVFKNIVKALGLNS, encoded by the coding sequence ATGAAAATCGTACTGCTTGGTCCACCGGGAGCAGGGAAAGGCACTCAATCACAAATGCTTGTAAAAACTTTTAATTTCCTGCAAATATCAACAGGTGACATCTTGAGAGATGCTGTTAAGAATAAAACAGAGCTTGGGGAAAAAGCAAAGATGTACATGGATAAAGGCGAACTTGTGCCAGATGAAATAATTATAAGTTTAATAGAAGATATCATTTATAAAAACAACAAAAAAGATATGAATATAATCTTCGATGGTTTTCCACGAACCGTTGTACAGGCACAGGGGCTGGAAAAATTAATGGAAAACTACTCAGACAGGCTTGATGCGGTGGTATCGATGAATGTGAAAGACGAAATATTAATATCAAGACTTACGTCCAGAAGAATTTGCCCTACGTGTAATACCGTTTATAACCTTATTACAACACCTCCCAAGAATGATGAAATCTGTGATTATGATGGCACCAGATTAATACAAAGAGATGATGATAAATTAGAAACGGTTAGAAATAGATTAAAAGTCTATAGGGAGCAAACAGAAGCACTTGTGGATTTTTATAAAAAGATAGGTATCCTAAAAGAGGTGAATGCTGAATGCAAACCAGAAGAGGTTTTTAAAAATATAGTAAAAGCACTTGGCCTAAATTCATGA